A stretch of Henckelia pumila isolate YLH828 chromosome 4, ASM3356847v2, whole genome shotgun sequence DNA encodes these proteins:
- the LOC140864995 gene encoding scarecrow-like protein 15: MKVPFTANDQNNSKSIERNANRNPATGCSPYEPKSVLELRGSPSPVTDQKPTSNSNTDNNIVGSLQLEDQDHVLINQNLEDWDSLMRELGLHDDSTAPVSKPIIISQSENTLPEFSTVSNFDSTQFVPGDFGLLSDVPAGDFNGCNWINVGFDYVDELIRLAECFETNSIQLGQVILARLNQRLRSPTGKPLQRAAFYFKEALQSLLTGSNPITRPATSSEIVQTIKAQKTFAGISPITMFSSFTANQAVLDALEGSIRVHVIDFDIGLGGHWASFMRELTEKADSRKGGLPILRISAIVPEEHAMESRLIRENLAQFARELNIRFEIEFVLIRTFEYLSFKSIKFMDGEKVAVLLSPAIFRHVGSGFLNDLRQVSPQVVVHVDVEGPMGFGSPSYRQTVIDGLEFYSTLLESLEAANFDGGGGGGDHMQRIETFVLFPKIMEGVEAAGRCATPLREALVVAGLRQVGLSQFAEFQAEFLLRKVEVRGFHVAKRQAEMLLCWHDRPLVATSAWRY; this comes from the coding sequence ATGAAAGTACCCTTTACTGCCAAcgatcaaaacaattccaaATCCATCGAGCGTAACGCCAACCGGAATCCGGCCACCGGCTGCTCCCCGTACGAGCCCAAATCGGTTCTCGAACTCCGGGGTAGCCCAAGCCCCGTCACGGATCAAAAGCCCACCTCCAATTCCAACACTGATAACAACATAGTGGGCTCTCTTCAGCTGGAAGATCAAGATCATGTTCTGATCAATCAAAACTTGGAGGATTGGGATTCTTTGATGAGAGAATTGGGCTTGCATGATGACTCAACCGCCCCCGTTTCAAAGCCCATAATCATTTCTCAATCGGAGAACACCCTGCCTGAATTTTCAACTGTTTCCAATTTTGATTCAACCCAGTTTGTGCCAGGTGATTTCGGGCTTCTCTCCGATGTACCTGCGGGTGATTTCAACGGCTGCAATTGGATTAACGTCGGGTTCGATTACGTGGACGAGTTGATTCGACTCGCCGAGTGCTTCGAGACGAACTCGATTCAACTCGGGCAGGTGATATTAGCGCGGCTCAATCAACGCTTGAGGTCTCCTACTGGGAAGCCTCTTCAGAGAGCTGCTTTCTATTTCAAAGAAGCCCTCCAATCGCTACTCACCGGATCGAATCCGATAACTCGTCCCGCCACCTCTTCGGAGATTGTTCAAACGATCAAAGCCCAAAAAACCTTCGCCGGAATATCTCCCATCACCATGTTTTCGAGCTTCACGGCTAATCAAGCCGTGCTCGACGCTTTGGAAGGCTCCATTCGAGTCCACGTCATCGATTTCGACATCGGGCTTGGCGGCCACTGGGCTTCCTTCATGAGAGAACTGACGGAGAAGGCGGACTCGCGTAAAGGCGGGCTGCCGATTCTTCGGATTTCGGCTATTGTTCCCGAAGAGCACGCCATGGAATCAAGATTGATCAGAGAAAACTTGGCGCAGTTCGCGCGAGAGCTTAATATAAGGTTCGAGATTGAGTTTGTTTTGATACGAACGTTCGAATACTTATCTTTCAAGTCCATCAAGTTCATGGACGGCGAGAAGGTTGCGGTTCTATTGTCTCCCGCGATATTCCGGCACGTCGGGTCTGGATTTCTGAACGATCTCCGGCAAGTTTCTCCGCAAGTGGTGGTCCACGTGGACGTCGAAGGGCCGATGGGTTTCGGGTCGCCGTCGTATAGGCAGACGGTGATCGATGGGCTGGAGTTTTACTCCACGCTGTTGGAATCCTTGGAAGCTGCTAACTTtgacggcggcggcggcggcggggATCACATGCAGCGCATAGAGACTTTCGTGCTGTTCCCAAAGATCATGGAAGGAGTGGAGGCCGCCGGGCGGTGCGCGACGCCGCTGAGGGAGGCCCTGGTGGTGGCGGGGCTGAGGCAGGTGGGGCTGAGCCAGTTCGCCGAGTTTCAGGCGGAGTTTTTGCTTAGGAAAGTGGAAGTTCGGGGATTCCACGTGGCCAAGAGACAGGCGGAGATGCTGCTTTGCTGGCATGACAGGCCACTGGTTGCCACGTCAGCTTGGAGGTATTAG